The Juglans regia cultivar Chandler chromosome 2, Walnut 2.0, whole genome shotgun sequence genome includes a window with the following:
- the LOC118347719 gene encoding cucumisin-like: MAKAGLIHVLLCPLLLVALLQSCHGQERQVHIVYMGELPRGDFSGASAHHSMLEEVLGSTSSAKESLIYSYGKSFNGFAAKLTDDEVAKLSEMEGVISVFPDRKLKLHTTRSWDFMGVTEPRRGSPQEGDVIIGLLDTGIWPESESFSDEGLSPPPSKWKGECQGANFTCNNKIIGARYYNSDNSDDDTDFKSPRDSEGHGTHTSSTAAGREVVGASYFGLAEGTATGGVPGARIAVYKVCWSFGCSSADILAAFDDAIADGVDVISVSLGSDFPGQYFEDPIAIGSFHAMRKGILTSASAGNSGPFPSTVSNFAPWIQTVAASTIDRKFVAQVALGNGQVYTGVSVNSFDLNGKSFPLIWGGGAVNYSAGADTTISKFCFPGALNSHKVQGKIVLCETIDGIRGIFIASTGVSIANGVGTIMAADSSINDFAFSYSFPATVISTEDGLKVLDYIKSTENPIATILVGETWKDVMAPYVVSFSSRGPNPITPDILKPDLTAPGVDILAAWSPVAPPSIDSEDTRSVKFNVISGTSMSCPHASGAAAYVKAVHPNWSPAAIKSALMTTAFVVDPKKHEDLEFAYGSGHINPLKAIDPGLIYDASEADYIDFLCKQGYNTTTLKLITGDNSSFCTTTVPGRAWSLNYPSFSIAVEDGLPIRAVFSRTVTNVGPPNSTYTLSWSMPSSLTVRVEPSVLSFSATGEKKSFTVAVYGPNIEQQPITSGTITWTYGVFEVRSPLVVYTILPGSSFSFSTSQNKPNFKGSSMFHNNGILGGHK, from the exons ATGGCCAAGGCAGGTTTAATTCATGTTCTTCTGTGCCCATTATTGCTTGTAGCTCTTCTGCAGAGCTGCCATGGCCAGGAAAGACAG GTCCACATTGTCTACATGGGAGAACTGCCTCGGGGAGATTTTTCTGGTGCATCAGCGCACCATTCCATGCTAGAAGAAGTACTCGGAAG TACTTCATCTGCCAAAGAGTCACTAATCTACAGTTATGGGAAGAGTTTTAACGGGTTTGCCGCTAAATTAACTGATGATGAAGTTGCAAAGTTGTCAG AAATGGAAGGTGTAATTTCAGTTTTTCCAGACCGTAAACTAAAGCTTCACACTACAAGGTCATGGGACTTCATGGGTGTCACAGAGCCCAGACGCGGAAGCCCTCAAGAAGGAGATGTCATTATTGGGCTCCTAGACACAG GAATCTGGCCAGAATCTGAGAGCTTCAGTGATGAAGGACTCAGCCCTCCACCCAGTAAATGGAAGGGTGAGTGCCAAGGTGCCAACTTCACCTGCAACAA CAAGATCATTGGAGCACGTTACTACAACAGTGACAACTCCGACGACGACACTGACTTTAAATCTCCAAGGGACTCTGAGGGTCATGGAACCCATACTTCCTCAACCGCTGCAGGAAGGGAGGTAGTTGGAGCGAGCTACTTTGGGCTAGCCGAAGGAACTGCAACAGGTGGAGTTCCTGGCGCAAGGATTGCCGTGTATAAAGTTTGCTGGTCATTCGGATGTTCTTCGGCAGATATCCTGGCAGCATTTGATGATGCAATAGCAGATGGAGTTGACGTTATTTCAGTGTCCCTTGGTTCTGACTTTCCCGGGCAATATTTTGAAGACCCAATTGCTATTGGATCTTTCCACGCCATGAGAAAAGGCATTTTGACCTCAGCTTCTGCTGGAAACTCAGGGCCTTTTCCGTCAACTGTCAGCAATTTCGCACCTTGGATACAAACTGTTGCTGCCAGCACCATTGACCGAAAATTTGTTGCCCAAGTTGCGCTTGGCAACGGACAAGTCTACACG GGCGTCTCCGTTAATAGTTTTGATCTCAATGGAAAATCATTTCCCTTGATTTGGGGCGGAGGTGCTGTAAATTACTCTGCAGGAGCTGATACAACAATTTCGAAATTTTGCTTTCCTGGTGCACTAAATTCACACAAAGTTCAAGGAAAAATCGTCTTATGTGAAACTATCGACGGTATCCGCGGCATTTTCATAGCCAGCACCGGCGTTTCAATTGCCAATGGTGTGGGAACCATTATGGCTGCAGACTCATCCATCAATGATTTTGCCTTTAGTTACTCATTCCCAGCAACAGTAATCAGCACAGAAGATGGCCTCAAAGTTTTGGACTACATCAAATCAACAGA AAACCCAATCGCAACTATTTTAGTCGGCGAGACATGGAAGGACGTCATGGCACCTTATGTTGTATCGTTTTCTTCCAGAGGACCAAACCCCATCACCCCAGACATTCTCAAG CCGGATCTGACCGCCCCTGGAGTGGACATTCTTGCTGCTTGGTCTCCCGTGGCACCACCTTCCATCGACTCTGAGGACACCAGGAGTGTCAAATTCAACGTAATTTCTGGCACATCCATGTCTTGCCCCCACGCTAGTGGTGCAGCTGCTTATGTTAAGGCTGTCCATCCAAACTGGTCCCCTGCCGCCATTAAATCTGCCCTCATGACCACAG CTTTCGTCGTGGACCCAAAGAAGCATGAAGACCTTGAATTCGCCTATGGATCAGGTCATATCAACCCATTGAAAGCCATAGACCCGGGGCTCATCTATGATGCATCTGAGGCAGACTACATTGACTTCCTCTGTAAGCAGGGCTACAATACCACCACGCTAAAACTCATCACAGGAGACAACAGCAGTTTCTGCACCACCACAGTACCTGGAAGAGCTTGGAGCCTCAATTATCCCTCATTCTCCATAGCCGTGGAAGATGGTTTGCCAATTAGAGCTGTGTTTAGTAGAACAGTCACCAACGTTGGCCCGCCAAACTCGACCTACACTCTCAGTTGGTCCATGCCTTCCTCTCTTACCGTTAGAGTGGAACCATCTGTCCTGTCATTCTCTGCCACTGGAGAGAAAAAGTCGTTTACTGTGGCGGTCTATGGCCCAAATATTGAACAGCAGCCGATCACATCAGGGACAATTACGTGGACTTATGGGGTTTTTGAGGTGAGAAGCCCACTTGTGGTTTACACAATTCTCCCTGGTTCTTCATTCTCCTTCTCCACGTCTCAGAATAAACCAAATTTCAAAGGTTCCTCCATGTTTCACAATAATGGGATACTTGGCGGCCACAAGTAA